A DNA window from Thiobacillus denitrificans ATCC 25259 contains the following coding sequences:
- a CDS encoding SDR family oxidoreductase: MLILLTGATGFLGRHLLAALLAAGHRVRAVRRGTPPADSASVHWIQADFARDHSPDAWLPHLDGVDAVVNAVGIFRETAGQSFEALHERAPIALFQAAARAAVGRVIQISALGADEQATTPYHLSKKHADDVLLALPLAATVVQPSLVYGPGGASARMLQKWAALPLVPLPGNGSQQIQPIFVDDLCDAVVKLLAGPPRPGRLAAAGPGPLSLRAYLAVLRRGLGLGEPRFVPIPKPLVKAAVTLAARLPGSLADPDSLAMLERGNTADAEPLTGVLGRAPRPPRVFIAPEQAPAARDAALLGHLLPLLRVSIAVMWVVTGFVSLWVYPVADSLELLRRVGVPAALGPLMLYGAAGLDFALGAGTLVLRRRRLLWLAQIALIVFYTAAISLYLPEFWAHPYGPILKNLPLLAAIWVLYALEKD, encoded by the coding sequence ATGTTGATCCTGCTGACCGGCGCGACCGGTTTCCTCGGCCGTCATCTGCTCGCCGCGCTCCTTGCCGCCGGTCATCGCGTCCGTGCCGTGCGCCGCGGGACGCCACCGGCCGATTCCGCATCCGTGCACTGGATCCAGGCCGATTTCGCCCGCGACCACAGCCCCGACGCCTGGCTTCCGCATCTCGACGGCGTCGACGCCGTCGTCAACGCCGTCGGCATCTTCCGCGAGACCGCCGGGCAAAGCTTCGAGGCCCTGCACGAACGCGCACCGATCGCGCTGTTCCAGGCCGCGGCGCGGGCCGCCGTCGGGCGCGTGATCCAGATCTCGGCGCTCGGCGCGGACGAACAGGCGACGACGCCCTACCATCTGAGCAAGAAACACGCCGACGACGTCCTGCTCGCGCTGCCGCTCGCGGCGACCGTCGTCCAGCCTTCGCTCGTCTACGGCCCGGGCGGCGCGAGCGCGCGGATGCTGCAGAAATGGGCCGCATTGCCGCTGGTTCCACTGCCGGGCAACGGTTCGCAGCAGATCCAGCCGATCTTCGTCGACGATCTGTGCGACGCGGTCGTGAAACTGCTCGCCGGCCCACCGCGGCCGGGCCGGCTGGCCGCGGCCGGCCCCGGGCCGCTTTCGCTGCGCGCCTACCTCGCCGTGCTCCGCCGCGGACTGGGCCTCGGCGAGCCGCGTTTCGTGCCGATCCCGAAGCCGCTCGTGAAAGCCGCGGTGACGCTCGCCGCACGCCTGCCCGGCAGCCTCGCCGACCCCGACAGCCTGGCGATGCTCGAGCGCGGCAATACCGCAGACGCCGAGCCCTTGACCGGCGTCCTGGGGCGCGCGCCGCGGCCGCCACGCGTATTCATCGCCCCCGAGCAGGCGCCGGCGGCGCGCGACGCCGCGCTGCTCGGCCATCTGCTGCCGCTGCTACGCGTGTCGATCGCGGTGATGTGGGTCGTCACGGGCTTCGTGTCGCTGTGGGTCTACCCGGTCGCCGACAGCCTCGAACTGCTGCGCCGCGTCGGCGTGCCGGCCGCGCTCGGGCCGCTCATGCTATATGGCGCCGCGGGCCTCGATTTCGCGCTCGGGGCCGGCACGCTCGTCCTGCGGCGCCGCCGGCTGCTGTGGTTGGCGCAGATCGCGCTCATCGTGTTCTACACCGCGGCCATCTCACTCTACCTGCCCGAATTCTGGGCCCACCCCTACGGCCCGATCCTCAAGAACCTGCCGCTGCTCGCGGCGATCTGGGTGCTCTATGCGCTCGAGAAGGACTGA
- a CDS encoding DUF2269 family protein, translating to MEYIVVKWLHILSSTFLFGTGIGSAFYLFFASLKREPLAVAFVARHVVKADWLFTATTVVFQPASGFYLAYLADIPLGSMWIAGSTALYLFAVGCWLPVARLQYRMRDAARRAVQDGADLPPDYWRAFRMWIALGFPALFAFVAIFYLMVAKPV from the coding sequence GTGGAATACATCGTCGTCAAGTGGCTGCACATCCTGTCGTCGACCTTCCTGTTCGGCACCGGCATCGGCTCGGCCTTCTATCTCTTTTTTGCGAGCCTCAAGCGCGAGCCGCTCGCCGTCGCCTTTGTCGCCCGCCACGTCGTCAAGGCCGACTGGCTGTTCACCGCGACGACCGTCGTGTTCCAGCCGGCGAGCGGCTTCTATCTGGCCTACCTTGCGGACATCCCGCTCGGCAGCATGTGGATCGCGGGGTCGACCGCGCTCTACCTCTTTGCGGTCGGCTGCTGGCTCCCGGTCGCGCGCCTGCAGTACCGCATGCGCGACGCCGCGCGGCGGGCGGTCCAAGACGGCGCTGACCTGCCGCCGGACTACTGGCGCGCCTTCCGCATGTGGATCGCGCTGGGCTTCCCGGCGCTGTTCGCGTTCGTCGCGATCTTCTACCTCATGGTCGCGAAGCCCGTGTGA
- a CDS encoding EAL and HDOD domain-containing protein, giving the protein MGKETFLARQPIVDAAHGLFAYELLFRQSLNSVSAQIGSQLQAGVEVISNTLCLGPEWLLQGKLAFINLDEATLMSDFVCLLPPHHVVYEILETVPMSAVLVARIRELKQLGYRFALDDFVCLEEYRPLLPMVDFVKLDVLEQHAEKTVEIIAHIRLNFRGQFIAEKVESREMFELCRDAGIEYFQGYYFARPENFSSKTIQPGQLAVLDLMNQVRACDDLGEIEEPLRRNAALTLRLLRYANSAASGVRQPVHTVRQALTLVGLRTLYRWLALLLVVANPSPTNLLLARTAVTRGRVCELLGQPRLDRDAQDELFITGLFSLAGPLMGTPLPDLLARLPMPDAIVQALLDRSGPYAPFLALAEASERNDFEAIARYAGEIACPPEEITVVELQSLAWTEALSTEMAEDAAAPARTRSDTRA; this is encoded by the coding sequence TTGGGTAAGGAAACCTTTCTCGCGAGGCAACCCATCGTCGACGCCGCACACGGCCTCTTCGCTTACGAGCTGCTGTTCAGGCAGTCGCTGAATTCCGTCTCCGCCCAGATCGGCAGCCAGCTCCAGGCCGGCGTCGAGGTCATCAGCAACACCCTCTGTCTCGGGCCGGAGTGGCTGCTGCAGGGCAAGCTCGCCTTCATCAATCTCGACGAAGCGACGCTGATGAGCGACTTCGTCTGCCTGCTTCCGCCGCATCACGTCGTCTACGAAATCCTCGAGACCGTGCCGATGTCGGCGGTGCTGGTCGCCCGCATCCGCGAGCTCAAGCAGCTCGGCTACCGCTTCGCGCTCGACGATTTCGTCTGCCTCGAGGAATATCGCCCGCTGTTGCCGATGGTGGACTTCGTCAAGCTCGACGTGCTCGAACAGCATGCGGAAAAGACCGTCGAGATCATCGCGCACATCCGGCTCAACTTCCGCGGCCAGTTCATCGCCGAGAAGGTCGAAAGCCGCGAGATGTTCGAGCTCTGCCGCGACGCCGGCATCGAGTATTTCCAGGGTTATTATTTCGCCCGCCCGGAGAACTTCTCGAGCAAGACCATCCAGCCCGGACAACTTGCGGTGCTCGACCTGATGAACCAGGTTCGCGCGTGCGACGACCTCGGCGAGATCGAGGAGCCTTTGCGGCGCAACGCCGCGCTGACGCTGCGCCTGCTGCGCTACGCCAATTCGGCGGCGTCGGGCGTGCGCCAGCCGGTTCACACGGTGCGCCAGGCGCTGACGCTCGTCGGACTGAGGACGCTCTACCGCTGGCTCGCGCTGCTCCTCGTCGTCGCCAACCCGAGCCCGACTAACCTCCTGCTCGCCCGCACCGCCGTGACCCGCGGACGCGTCTGCGAGCTGCTCGGCCAGCCGCGCCTCGACCGCGACGCACAGGACGAACTCTTCATCACCGGCTTGTTTTCGCTCGCGGGCCCACTCATGGGCACGCCGCTGCCCGACCTGCTCGCGCGTCTGCCGATGCCCGACGCGATCGTGCAGGCGCTGCTCGATCGCAGCGGTCCCTACGCACCTTTCCTCGCGCTCGCCGAAGCGTCGGAGCGCAACGATTTCGAGGCGATCGCGCGGTACGCGGGCGAGATCGCGTGCCCACCCGAGGAGATCACCGTCGTCGAATTGCAGTCGCTCGCGTGGACGGAGGCGCTGAGCACGGAAATGGCAGAAGACGCCGCCGCACCGGCTCGCACGCGCAGCGACACGCGCGCCTGA
- a CDS encoding DUF1540 domain-containing protein: MKNIVIEMPTVASCLATECAYNVNEDCHARAITVGNSLHAGCDTFFSGSEHTRAVQRTAGVGACKSKECEFNQDLECMADSITVAPHGKAVDCMTYAPR; encoded by the coding sequence ATGAAAAACATCGTCATCGAGATGCCCACCGTCGCGAGCTGCCTGGCGACGGAATGCGCGTACAACGTCAACGAGGACTGCCACGCCCGCGCGATCACCGTGGGCAACAGCCTCCACGCCGGCTGCGACACCTTCTTCTCCGGCTCCGAACATACCCGCGCCGTGCAGCGTACCGCGGGTGTCGGCGCCTGCAAGTCCAAGGAATGCGAGTTCAACCAGGACCTCGAATGCATGGCCGACAGCATCACCGTCGCGCCGCACGGCAAGGCGGTCGACTGCATGACCTACGCGCCGCGCTGA
- a CDS encoding NYN domain-containing protein, producing the protein MAATDTHNFAVFCDFENVAIGLKEGNYPDFKIRPVLERLLLKGSIVVKKAYCDWDRYKEYKRDMHEAAFELIEIPHVRQSGKNSADIRMVVDALDLCYTKAHIDAFVIISGDSDFSPLISKLKENGKSVIGIGVRGSASSLLISNCDEFIFYEDLVQPKARPTRPAKKAPSEKVAVPPQPAKEVETGAAAKPATTTRRRGRPAVAQAADAVEAAPAAEPTPEEQKTRAIEIVVGTLEQLVAERGEGAISASLIKNTIKRIQPGFSESQYGYSAFGKILDDAHKRGALVVDKKEGGAVLVSLPPARGES; encoded by the coding sequence ATGGCGGCAACAGACACGCACAACTTCGCCGTTTTCTGCGATTTCGAAAACGTCGCGATCGGCCTCAAGGAAGGCAATTACCCGGATTTCAAGATACGCCCGGTGCTCGAACGCCTGCTTCTCAAGGGCAGCATCGTCGTCAAGAAAGCGTATTGCGACTGGGACCGCTACAAGGAATACAAGCGCGACATGCACGAAGCCGCGTTCGAGCTGATCGAGATCCCGCACGTGCGCCAGTCGGGCAAGAACTCGGCCGACATCCGCATGGTCGTCGACGCGCTCGACCTCTGCTACACCAAGGCGCACATCGACGCCTTCGTCATCATCAGTGGCGATTCCGATTTCTCGCCGCTCATCTCCAAGCTCAAGGAGAACGGCAAGAGCGTGATCGGTATCGGCGTGCGTGGCTCGGCGTCGTCGCTCCTGATCAGCAACTGCGACGAGTTCATCTTTTACGAAGATCTTGTGCAGCCCAAGGCCCGGCCCACGCGGCCGGCGAAGAAGGCGCCGAGCGAGAAAGTCGCTGTTCCGCCGCAGCCCGCGAAGGAGGTGGAGACGGGCGCGGCGGCCAAACCAGCGACGACGACCCGCCGGCGCGGACGTCCCGCTGTCGCGCAGGCTGCCGATGCCGTCGAGGCTGCGCCGGCCGCCGAGCCGACGCCCGAAGAACAGAAAACCCGGGCGATCGAAATCGTCGTCGGCACGCTCGAACAACTGGTCGCCGAGCGCGGCGAAGGCGCGATCTCGGCCTCGCTGATCAAGAACACGATCAAGCGCATCCAGCCCGGCTTCAGCGAGTCGCAGTACGGCTACAGCGCGTTCGGAAAGATCCTCGACGACGCGCACAAGCGCGGCGCCCTCGTGGTGGACAAGAAAGAGGGCGGCGCGGTCCTGGTAAGCCTGCCGCCTGCCCGGGGCGAGTCCTGA
- the cynS gene encoding cyanase: MTRDQVTQLVLDSKRRKQLKWAQLAEATGQSKEWTAAALLGQMTLSAAQAGAVGRLLDLPADAVDGLQVVPYKGSLPTAVPTDPLIYRFYELINVYGTSIKELIHEEFGDGIMSAIDFSMDISREADPKGDRVRIVLNGKFLPYRMY, from the coding sequence ATGACACGCGACCAAGTCACCCAACTCGTCCTCGACAGCAAGCGCCGCAAGCAACTCAAATGGGCGCAGCTCGCCGAGGCGACGGGCCAGAGCAAGGAATGGACCGCGGCCGCGCTGCTCGGGCAGATGACGCTGAGCGCCGCGCAAGCGGGCGCCGTCGGCCGCCTGCTCGATCTGCCGGCCGACGCGGTCGACGGGCTGCAGGTCGTGCCGTACAAGGGATCCTTGCCGACCGCCGTGCCGACCGATCCGTTGATCTACCGCTTTTACGAGTTGATCAACGTCTATGGCACGAGCATCAAGGAATTGATCCACGAGGAATTCGGCGACGGCATCATGAGTGCGATCGATTTCTCGATGGACATCTCGCGCGAGGCTGACCCCAAAGGCGATCGTGTACGTATCGTCCTGAACGGCAAGTTCCTGCCCTACAGAATGTACTGA
- a CDS encoding bifunctional protein-serine/threonine kinase/phosphatase: MSGTAGRAEAGPAPLAGPAMRGELEVSAGQYSDRGRKEINQDFHGIRIPEATQRRAKGVVVALADGISSSTVGHVAAQAAVAGFLEDYFCTPDAWSVKTSAQRVLTALNAWLHAQSQRSPYRYERDRGYVCTLSALVVKSATAHLFHVGDTRIYRLRDGTLEQLTNDHRLRLADDVHYLGRALGINAQLEIDYRAEALEAGDVFVLATDGVYEHVAAGFVADAVATHGDDLDRAAAAIAGQAYAQGSADNLTVQILRIDRLPNAGARELRNQLAARPLPPILQGRMRFDGYTIVREVHGSSRSHVYLAVDEESGARVILKAPSIELQGEAGYLERFLMEEWVARRVDSAHVLKPSPVRRKPGYLYTAMEFVEGQTLGQWMIDHPRPDLETVRGIVEQIARGLRAFHRLEMLHQDLRPENIMIEPNGTVKIIDFGSTEVAGMRETDPLAGRGIELGTLQYTAPERLLGDGGTRAADLFALGVITYQMLSGELPYDTQVARYRTRADQRRLRYRSLRDGRRAIPPWVDDAIRKAVHPEPERRYENLSEFTFDLRHPSPSRPASPLIERHPLAFWQGLSLVLALVVVALAAALHATRLPATSAEPSAERGAAFVSSQPSERRSR, translated from the coding sequence TTGAGCGGCACGGCCGGGCGCGCCGAGGCGGGTCCGGCACCGCTTGCGGGACCGGCGATGCGCGGCGAACTCGAAGTATCGGCCGGGCAGTATTCGGACCGCGGACGCAAGGAAATCAACCAGGATTTTCACGGCATTCGTATCCCCGAAGCCACGCAACGGCGGGCCAAGGGCGTCGTTGTCGCGCTGGCCGACGGCATCAGCAGCAGCACGGTCGGCCATGTCGCGGCGCAGGCCGCGGTCGCCGGCTTCCTCGAGGATTATTTCTGCACCCCAGATGCCTGGTCGGTCAAGACCTCGGCACAGCGCGTGCTGACGGCGCTCAACGCGTGGCTGCACGCGCAAAGCCAGCGCAGCCCCTACCGCTACGAGCGCGACCGCGGCTACGTCTGCACCTTGAGCGCGCTGGTCGTCAAGTCGGCAACGGCGCACCTCTTCCACGTCGGCGACACGCGGATCTACCGCCTGCGCGACGGCACGCTCGAGCAACTGACGAACGACCACAGGCTGCGGCTTGCCGACGACGTCCACTATCTCGGCCGCGCGCTCGGGATCAATGCCCAGCTCGAAATCGACTACCGGGCCGAAGCGCTCGAGGCGGGCGACGTTTTCGTGCTCGCGACCGACGGCGTCTACGAACACGTCGCCGCAGGATTCGTGGCCGACGCCGTCGCCACGCACGGCGACGACCTCGACCGCGCCGCGGCGGCGATCGCCGGCCAGGCCTACGCGCAGGGCAGCGCCGACAACCTGACCGTGCAGATCCTCAGAATCGACAGGCTGCCCAACGCAGGCGCGCGCGAACTGCGCAACCAGCTCGCCGCGCGGCCGCTTCCGCCCATCCTCCAGGGGCGCATGCGCTTCGACGGCTATACGATCGTGCGCGAGGTGCATGGGAGCAGCCGCAGCCACGTCTACCTCGCCGTCGACGAGGAAAGCGGCGCCCGCGTGATCCTCAAGGCGCCGTCGATCGAGCTGCAGGGTGAGGCGGGCTATCTCGAACGCTTTCTGATGGAAGAGTGGGTCGCACGCCGTGTCGACAGCGCGCACGTGCTGAAACCGTCGCCGGTACGACGCAAGCCGGGCTATCTGTACACCGCGATGGAGTTCGTCGAAGGCCAGACGCTGGGCCAGTGGATGATCGATCACCCGCGGCCCGACCTCGAGACCGTGCGCGGCATCGTCGAACAGATCGCCCGCGGGCTGCGGGCGTTTCACCGGCTCGAGATGCTGCACCAGGATCTGCGGCCGGAGAACATCATGATCGAGCCGAACGGCACCGTGAAGATCATCGACTTCGGCTCGACCGAGGTGGCCGGTATGCGCGAGACCGACCCCCTGGCCGGGCGCGGCATCGAACTCGGCACGCTGCAATACACGGCCCCCGAGCGCCTGCTCGGGGACGGCGGCACGCGCGCCGCGGACCTGTTCGCGCTCGGCGTGATCACCTACCAGATGCTGAGCGGCGAGCTGCCTTACGACACGCAGGTCGCCCGCTACAGGACGCGGGCCGATCAGCGCAGACTGCGTTATCGCTCGCTGCGCGACGGCCGCCGCGCGATTCCACCGTGGGTCGACGACGCGATCCGCAAGGCCGTCCACCCCGAGCCCGAACGCCGCTACGAGAACCTGTCCGAGTTCACGTTCGACCTGCGCCACCCCTCGCCGAGCCGGCCCGCCTCGCCACTGATCGAACGCCATCCGCTCGCGTTCTGGCAGGGACTGTCGCTCGTGCTTGCGCTCGTCGTCGTCGCGCTCGCCGCGGCCTTGCATGCCACCCGGTTGCCCGCCACGTCGGCAGAGCCGTCGGCTGAGCGCGGCGCCGCATTCGTTTCCTCCCAACCCAGCGAAAGGAGATCGCGATGA
- a CDS encoding formate/nitrite transporter family protein, whose protein sequence is MAYLVPSEFVTKMVDAGEAKVFMATRDTLIRAYMAGAILALAAVFAVSMTVQTGSPLVGALLFPVGFVMLYLMGFDLLTGVFVLTPLALIDKRPGVTVKGILRNWGLVFAGNFAGALTVAVMMAIVFTYGFSVEPNDVGQKIAGIGEARTLGYKDYGAAGMLTLFIRGMLCNWMVSMGVVGAMISTTVTGKVISMWMPIMLFFAMAFEHSVVNMFLFPSGLILGGNFSVMDYLIWNEIPTVLGNLVGGLAFTGLTLYTTHLRTAPKRVSYPVKADAERAYN, encoded by the coding sequence ATGGCATATCTGGTGCCTTCCGAATTTGTGACGAAGATGGTGGACGCGGGCGAGGCCAAGGTCTTCATGGCGACGCGCGATACGCTGATCCGGGCCTACATGGCCGGCGCGATCCTCGCGCTCGCCGCGGTCTTCGCGGTCAGCATGACGGTGCAGACCGGCTCGCCGCTGGTCGGCGCGCTGCTGTTCCCGGTCGGCTTCGTGATGCTCTATCTGATGGGCTTCGATCTCTTGACCGGGGTGTTCGTGCTGACGCCGCTCGCGCTGATCGACAAGCGCCCCGGGGTGACGGTGAAGGGCATTCTGCGCAACTGGGGGCTCGTCTTCGCCGGCAACTTCGCCGGCGCGTTGACCGTCGCGGTCATGATGGCGATCGTCTTCACCTACGGCTTCTCGGTCGAACCCAACGACGTTGGCCAGAAGATCGCAGGCATCGGCGAAGCGCGCACGCTCGGCTACAAGGATTACGGCGCGGCCGGGATGCTGACGCTCTTCATCCGCGGCATGCTGTGCAACTGGATGGTGTCGATGGGCGTCGTCGGCGCGATGATCTCGACGACGGTCACCGGCAAGGTGATCTCGATGTGGATGCCGATCATGCTGTTCTTCGCGATGGCGTTCGAGCATTCGGTGGTCAACATGTTCCTGTTCCCGTCGGGACTGATCCTGGGCGGCAATTTCTCGGTCATGGACTACCTGATCTGGAACGAGATCCCGACCGTGCTCGGCAATCTGGTCGGCGGCCTTGCGTTCACCGGTCTCACGCTCTACACGACGCACCTCCGGACCGCGCCCAAGCGGGTGTCTTACCCGGTCAAGGCCGACGCCGAGCGCGCCTACAATTGA
- a CDS encoding Tex family protein, with translation MLPPIAHRLAAEVAATPAQVAAAIALLDEGATVPFIARYRKEATGGLDDAQLRLLEDRLRYLRELEARRAAIIDSVNEQGKMTPELLSALSLAADKTQLEDLYLPYKPKRRTKAQIAQEAGLAPLADALLANPLLDPEHEAGAYLREPFATDAGENPGVPDTKAALDGARQILMERFAEDATLLQDLRDYLLEHGVVESKLREGKASAAEKYADYFDYAEALAAIPSHRALALLRGRREDLLDVRLRLDSEEERPAWSAPHNPCEARIARRFGIADQNRPADRWLMDTVRFTWRVKSFMHLELELMGALRSRAEAEAIKVFARNLKDLLLAAPGGPHVTMGLDPGVRTGVKVAVVDETGKVVDTAVIYPHAPKNDWDGSLHALGKLAEKHHVTLIAIGNGTASRETDKLARELITLRPELGLTSIVVSEAGASVYSASAYASQELPELDVSLRGAVSIARRLQDPLAELVKIDPKSIGVGQYQHDVSQFDLARALDAVVEDCVNAVGVDVNTASAPLLARVSGLGTSVAHAIVAHRDAKGRFATRGQLREVPRLGEKTFEQAAGFLRIVGGDDPLDASAVHPESYPLVQRILADIKQELKAVIGNVQVLKTLSAAKYADEKFGMPTISDILRELEKPGRDPRPEFATAAFRDGIETLADLKPEMVLEGVVTNVAAFGAFVDIGVHQDGLVHISALSNSFVKDPHTVVKAGQIVKVKVLEVDEKRKRIALTMRLGDAAAGNTARHETRQTRHEAGQARRGLGQAPREARPAPGKGSGGKPNRPTAAAPAGAMAAAFAKLKR, from the coding sequence ATGCTCCCGCCCATTGCACACCGCCTCGCCGCCGAGGTTGCCGCCACCCCGGCCCAGGTCGCCGCCGCCATCGCCCTGCTCGACGAGGGGGCGACCGTGCCCTTCATCGCGCGCTACCGCAAGGAAGCGACCGGCGGACTCGACGACGCGCAACTGCGCCTGCTCGAAGACCGGCTGCGCTACCTGCGCGAACTCGAAGCGCGCCGCGCGGCGATCATCGATTCGGTCAACGAGCAGGGCAAGATGACGCCCGAGCTGCTGAGCGCGCTCTCGCTCGCGGCGGACAAGACGCAGCTCGAAGACCTCTATCTTCCGTACAAGCCCAAGCGACGCACGAAGGCGCAGATCGCGCAGGAAGCCGGCCTCGCGCCGCTGGCCGATGCCCTGCTCGCGAACCCGCTGCTCGACCCCGAACACGAGGCAGGCGCTTACCTGCGCGAGCCGTTCGCAACCGACGCGGGCGAGAATCCGGGCGTTCCCGACACGAAGGCGGCGCTCGACGGTGCGCGGCAAATCCTGATGGAGCGCTTCGCCGAAGACGCAACGCTGCTGCAAGACCTGCGCGACTACCTGCTCGAGCACGGCGTCGTCGAATCGAAGCTGCGCGAGGGCAAGGCGAGCGCGGCGGAAAAATACGCCGACTACTTCGACTATGCCGAGGCGCTCGCCGCGATTCCGTCGCACCGCGCGCTCGCGCTGCTGCGCGGCCGCCGCGAGGACCTGCTCGACGTGCGGCTGCGCCTCGACAGCGAGGAGGAGCGTCCGGCCTGGAGCGCGCCGCACAACCCCTGCGAGGCGCGCATCGCGCGGCGCTTCGGCATCGCCGACCAGAACCGCCCGGCCGACCGCTGGCTGATGGACACGGTGCGCTTCACCTGGCGCGTGAAGAGCTTCATGCACCTCGAACTCGAATTGATGGGCGCGCTGCGCAGCCGCGCCGAGGCCGAAGCGATCAAGGTTTTCGCGCGCAACCTCAAGGACCTGCTGCTCGCCGCGCCGGGCGGCCCGCACGTGACAATGGGGCTCGACCCGGGCGTGCGCACCGGCGTCAAGGTCGCCGTCGTCGACGAGACCGGCAAGGTCGTCGACACCGCGGTGATCTATCCGCATGCGCCAAAAAACGACTGGGACGGTTCCTTGCACGCGCTCGGCAAACTCGCGGAGAAACATCACGTCACGCTGATCGCGATCGGCAACGGCACCGCGTCGCGCGAGACCGACAAGCTCGCACGCGAGCTCATCACACTGCGCCCCGAGCTCGGACTCACGAGCATCGTCGTATCGGAGGCCGGCGCCTCGGTCTATTCCGCGTCGGCCTACGCCTCGCAGGAACTCCCCGAGCTCGACGTCTCGCTGCGCGGCGCAGTCTCGATCGCGCGCCGGCTGCAGGACCCGCTCGCCGAACTCGTGAAGATCGACCCCAAGTCGATCGGCGTCGGCCAGTACCAGCATGACGTCAGCCAGTTCGACCTCGCGCGCGCGCTCGACGCCGTCGTCGAGGACTGCGTCAACGCCGTCGGCGTCGACGTCAACACGGCCTCGGCGCCTTTGCTCGCGCGCGTTTCCGGCCTCGGCACGAGCGTCGCGCATGCGATCGTCGCCCACCGTGACGCCAAGGGCCGTTTCGCGACGCGTGGCCAGCTGCGTGAGGTCCCGCGTCTCGGCGAGAAGACCTTCGAGCAGGCCGCGGGCTTCCTGCGCATCGTCGGCGGCGACGACCCGCTCGACGCGTCGGCCGTCCACCCGGAGTCCTATCCGCTGGTGCAGCGCATCCTCGCCGACATCAAGCAGGAACTGAAAGCGGTCATCGGCAACGTCCAGGTGCTGAAAACGCTCAGCGCGGCGAAATACGCCGACGAGAAATTCGGCATGCCGACGATCAGCGACATTCTCAGGGAGCTCGAGAAGCCCGGCCGCGATCCGCGCCCGGAATTCGCGACCGCGGCATTCAGGGACGGCATCGAAACCCTCGCTGACCTCAAACCCGAGATGGTTCTCGAAGGCGTCGTCACCAACGTCGCCGCGTTCGGCGCCTTCGTCGATATCGGCGTGCACCAGGACGGCCTCGTCCACATCTCGGCCCTGTCGAACAGCTTCGTCAAGGACCCCCACACCGTCGTCAAGGCCGGGCAGATCGTAAAGGTCAAGGTGCTCGAGGTCGACGAGAAGCGCAAGCGCATCGCGCTGACGATGCGGCTGGGCGACGCGGCCGCAGGGAACACCGCGCGGCACGAGACCAGGCAGACGCGGCACGAGGCAGGTCAGGCGCGGCGCGGGCTGGGGCAGGCGCCGCGCGAGGCACGCCCCGCGCCGGGCAAAGGGTCCGGCGGCAAACCGAATCGCCCGACCGCGGCAGCGCCGGCGGGCGCGATGGCCGCGGCTTTCGCCAAGCTGAAGCGGTAA
- a CDS encoding DUF3568 family protein codes for MRTPIDLSLSRLPRARRALAVLLLAVGTAGCDPISLTAASLGAGVGVSHTLNGIIYRTFTAPMKTVENGSVQAMRDMGVKVVSRSTNQEGERVINATARDREIEVLLEPLTKRTTRMRVIASNGLLKDSATAQEIMLQTERVLSKG; via the coding sequence TTGCGTACACCCATCGACCTGTCCCTGTCCCGACTCCCCCGCGCGCGCCGGGCCCTCGCCGTCCTGCTGCTCGCGGTCGGCACTGCCGGCTGCGATCCGATCTCGCTGACCGCCGCGTCGCTCGGCGCCGGCGTCGGCGTTTCGCACACGCTCAACGGCATCATCTACCGGACGTTCACCGCGCCCATGAAGACCGTGGAAAACGGCAGCGTGCAGGCGATGCGCGACATGGGCGTCAAAGTCGTCTCGCGCTCGACCAACCAGGAGGGCGAGCGCGTGATCAACGCCACGGCGAGGGACCGCGAGATCGAGGTGCTGCTGGAACCCCTCACCAAGCGAACCACGCGCATGCGTGTCATTGCCAGTAACGGCCTGCTGAAGGACAGTGCCACCGCGCAGGAAATCATGCTTCAAACTGAACGGGTTCTTTCCAAGGGATAA